GGTGCCCGGCTGTACGAGGTGCTCAAGCAGCCGCAGTACTCGCCGGTCCCGGTCGAGGAGCAGGTCGCCACGGTGTACCTGGGCACGAACGGCCACTTCGACTCGGTCCCGACCGAGGACGTGCGCCGGTTCAACCTGGAGTTCCTCGACTCGGCGCGGCGCAAGCACGCCGAGGTGCTCGGCGCGATCCGCGAGACCGGCAAGTTCGAGGACGCCACCCGGGACGCGCTGATCGCGGCGGTGGAAGAGTTCAAGAAGGAGTTCACCACCGCCGAGGGCAAGCCGCTCGAGTCGAACGCCGACGCGATGGACGCCGAGAAGGTCGGGCAGGAGACCGTCAAGGTCAACAAGCCCGCCCCGAAGAAGTGAGCTGGTAGCCCATGGCCGCACAACTGCGGGAGCTTCGCTCGCGCATCAAGGCGACGAAGTCGATCGGCAAGATCACCAAGGCGATGGAGCTCATCGCCACCGCGCGCATCACCAAAGCGCGGGCGAAGGTCGCCGCTTCCCGGCCGTACGCGGACGAGATCACCAAGGTGCTCTCGGCGCTGGCCGGCGCGGCGACGAGTCTCGACCACCCGCTGCTGGTCGAGCGCTCGAACCCGAAGCGCGCCGCGGTACTGGTCGTCACCAGTGACAAGGGCCAGTGCGGTGGATACAACTCCAACGTGCTGAAGGCGACCGAGGAACTGCTCGCGCTGCTGCGCGAGGAGGGCAAAGAGGTCGACGTCTACACCACCGGCAGCAAGGGGCTGAACTACTACCGGTTCCGCAACCGCCCGGTGGCCGGCAGCTGGACCGGGTTCTCCGACCAGCCCGGCTACCCGGACGCGGTGACCGCCGCGGAGACGCTGGTGCAGTCCTTCAACGCCGGGGTCGACGACTCTTCCGGTAATGCCGACGGCATCACCGGGGTGGACGAGATCCACGTCGTCTACACCGAGTTCGTGTCGATGCTGACCCAGCGGCCGGTGGCCAAGCGCGTCGCGCCGCTGGAGGTCGAGTACTCCGAGGGCGAGGACGAGAAGCCCGCCGGGCTGCTGCCGAGCTACGAGTTCGAGCCCAGCGCCGACAAGCTGCTCTCCGCGTTGCTGCCGAAGTACATCAACACCCGGTTGTACTCCGCGCTGCTGGAGTCGGCGGCCTCGGAGCTGGCGGCCCGCCGCACGGCGATGAAGGCGGCCTCGGACAACGCGAACGAACTGGTGAACACGCTGACGCGGGAGGCGAACCAGGCCCGCCAGGCGCAGATCACCCAGGAGATCTCCGAAATCGTCGGTGGCGCGAACGCGCTCACCGCAGCAGGAAGTGATGACTGATGACGAGTACTGAAGCCCCGCGCGCCAAGGGGCGCATCGTCTCGGTGACCGGGCCGGTCGTCGACGTCGAGTTCCCGCGCGGTTCCGTCCCCGACCAGTTCAGCGCGCTCAAGGTCGACATCGAGTTCGAGCAGCTGCGCAAGACGGTCACCCTTGAGGTCGCCAGCCACCTCGGCGACAACCTGGTGCGCACCATTTCGCTGCAGCCGCAGGACGGTCTCGTCCGCGGTGCAGAGGTCACCGACACCGGTGCCCCGATCAGCGTGCCGGTGGGCGACAAGGTCAAGGGCCACGTCTACAACGCGCTCGGCGAGTGCCTCGACGAGCCGGGCTACGGCGCGGACCTCGAGCGCTGGGGCATCCACCGCAACCCGCCGGCCTTCGACCAGCTCGAAGGCAAGACCGAGATGCTGGAGACCGGCCTCAAGGTCGTCGACCTGCTGACCCCGTACGTGCAGGGTGGCAAGATCGGCCTGTTCGGCGGTGCCGGCGTGGGCAAGACGGTGCTGATCAAGGAGATGATCACCCGGGTCGCCCGGAACTTCGGTGGTACCTCGGTGTTCGCCGGCGTCGGCGAGCGCACCCGTGAGGGCAACGACCTGTTCCTGGAGATGTCCGAGGACGGCGTCATCAACGACACCGCCCTGGTCTTCGGCCAGATGGACGAGCCGCCGGGCACCCGGATGCGGGTCGCGCTGTCCGCGCTGACCATGGCGGAGTACTTCCGCGACGTCCAGAACCAGGACGTGCTGCTGTTCATCGACAACATCTTCCGGTTCACCCAGGCCGGTTCCGAGGTCTCCACCCTGCTGGGCCGGATGCCCTCGGCGGTGGGGTACCAGCCGACGCTGGCCGACGAGATGGGTCAGCTGCAGGAGCGGATCACCTCGACCCGGGGTCGCTCGATCACCTCGATGCAGGCGATCTACGTACCCGCGGACGACTACACCGACCCGGCCCCGGCGACCACGTTCGCGCACCTGGACGCCACCACCGAGCTTTCCCGGTCGGTGTTCCAGAAGGGCATCTTCCCGGCGGTGGACCCGCTGGCCTCGACCTCGACCATTCTCGACCCGGCGATCGTCGGCGAGGACCACTACCGGGTGGCCTCCGAGGTCATCCGGATCCTGCAGAAGTACAAGGAGCTGCAGGACATCATCGCGATCCTCGGTATGGACGAGCTTTCCGAAGAGGACAAGCTGACCGTGCAGCGGGCGCGCCGGATCGAGCGGTTCCTGTCCCAGAACATGCTGGTGGCCGAGGCCTTCACGCAGATCCCCGGTTCGACGGTGCCGCTGGCCGAGACCATCGAGTCCTTCGACCGGATCACCAAGGGCGACTTCGACCACTACCCGGAGCAGGCGTTCCTGGGTATCGGCGGGCTCGAGGACCTGGAGAAGAAGTACCGGGAGATCACCGGTAAGTGACGTTCCGGGGCGGCGGGGCGGATGTCCATTGTGGACTGAAAGCCTCGCCGTTCCGGTACCCGAAGCCGGACCTATTACACTCGGCGGTGACCCCGGCGAGCGAAGGAGTGCTACGTGGCTGAGATGTCCGTGGAGCTGGTGGCCGTCGAGCGCCGGCTCTGGTCGGGTACCGCCACCTTCGTGGTGGCGCAGACCACCGAAGGCGAGATCGGCATCATGCCGGGCCACGAGCCGGTCCTCGGCCAGCTCGTGGAGGGTGGCGTGGTGAAGGTGAACACGGTCGACGGTGAGGTGCTCACCGCGGCCGTGCACGGTGGTTTCCTGTCCGTCACCGCCACCGGCGTGAGTGTGCTGGCCGAGAGCGCCGAGCTGTCCGACGAGATCGACGTGGCGGCCGCGCAGGCCGCGCTCAGCACCGGTGACGAGGCCGAGCGAGCCAGGGCCGCGGGCAGGCTCCGCGCGGCCGGGCAAACGGCCTGACCGGGCGAACGCGAACGGAGGCCGGGCCATGGAGATTGCGATCGTGGTGCTGGCTCTCCTGATGGTGCTCGTCCTCGTCGCAGGCTGGTATGGCCAGCGATGGATCCGGATGCGCCGGGGCGGTGGCGTGAGCGTCGCGCTGCGGTGGCGTCCGGACCATCCGCGGGCCGGCTGGCACCTCGGGCTCGGCCGGTACGAGGGCGACAAGTTCGTCTGGTACCGGGTGTGGAGCCTGCGCGCCGGCCCGGACCGGGTCTTCCAGCGCGAGAGCATGCAGATCTCCGACCGGCGGGATCCCTCCGGATCGGAGGCCTACGCGGTGCCGGACGGTTCGACCGTGCTCCGCTGTGAATCCGCCGCCCAGGAAGCGATCGAGATCGCCATGGGACCGGGTGCGCTCACCGGGTTCCTGTCCTGGCTGGAGTCCGCCCCGCCCGGGCGCCGGTTGCCCCGGGCCTCCTGAACCCACAGTCTCGGCACGCCCTGCGCGGTCACCCGGCCGAGTTCCGACGAACTGCGAAGGCTGTGAAGGGTCCCTTCACAGACCCAGAGTCCAGGGTCCCGGCGAAGTCGGTCGGGACCAGTGATCAGCAGAGTGAGCCGTGGCTGCCGCGTCATCATCGACCGGCGCCCGCCGTCTTCGTCGATTGTGCCCGGCAGCGGGGATGTTCGAGATGCGCGATCACCTCGTGGTGTGCGCCGGACTTGTCTCGGGTCTGTGAAGGGGCCCTTCACAGACTCAGAGTCCGTGAAGGGCCCCTTCATGGACCTCCGCAGCCTGCGCATGGCCCCTCACACCGACCTTGCCGACACCCTGGACTCTGAGGCTGCGAAGGGACCCTTCACAGCCTTGCGTCGGAAGGTTCCGCAGCGAGCCCGCGTGCCCCGACGGCCGTGCCCGTCAGCCGCCCGGCCGCCACAGCACGTCACCGTCCGGGTTGGCCAGCCGGGAGAGGATGAACAGCAGGTCGGACAGCCGGTTGAGGTACTTCGCGGCGAACGGGTTCGTCGTCTCGGGCTCGGCCTCCGCCAGCGCCCAGGCGGCGCGTTCCGCTCGGCGGGTCACCGTGCGGGCCTGGTGCAGGTAGGCCGCTCCCGGGGTGCCGCCCGGCAGAATGAACGAGGTCAGCTTCGGCAGCCGCTCGTTGAACTCGTCGCACCAGTCTTCGAGCCGGGTCAGGTACGCCTCGGTGATGCGCAGCGGCTCGTACGGCGGGTTCTCCTGGATCGGCAGGCACAGGTCGGCGCCGACGTCGAACAGGTCGTTCTGGATCCGGCGCAGGACCGTGGTGATCTCCTCGGGCAGCCCGCCGAGCGCGACGGCCAGGCCGAGCACCGAGTTCGCCTCGTCGGTATCGGCGTACGCGGCCAGCCGTGGCGACGTCTTGGGCACCCTTGAGCCGTCGCCGAGGGCAGTGCTGCCGCTGTCGCCGACCTTCGTGTATACGCGGTTGATGCGAACGACCATGCGGCTGACTCTACCCGGCCCCGCGTCGGGCAAAGCTGGGCGAGAGGGCATGATTGGCGGCCATGAGCGAGCACTTCAACGTGCACGGCGGGGCGCGGCTGGTCGGTGAGGTCGAGGTCGTCGGCGCCAAGAACAGCGTGCTGAAGCTGATGGCCGCGGCGCTGCTGGCCGAGGGCACCACGACGATCACGAACTGCCCCCAGATCCTCGACGTCCCCTTGATGGGCGACGTGCTGCGCAGCGTCGGCTGCGAGGTGGAGATCGAGGGCGACACCGCGCGGATCACCACCCCCGCGGAGCTTTCGCACCGGGCGGACTCGACGGCGATGGGCAAGCTGCGTGCCTCGGTGTGCGTGCTGGGCCCGCTGGTCGGCCGGTTGAAGCAGGCCGTGGTGGCGCTGCCCGGCGGGGACGCGATCGGCCAGCGGCCGCTGGACATGCACCAGAACGGGCTCCGCAAGCTCGGCGCGACCAGCACCATCGAGCACGGCTGCGTGGTCGCGAAGGCGGAATCGCTGGTGGGCGCCCAGATCTGGCTGGACTTCCCGAGCGTCGGCGCGACCGAGAACATTCTGATGGCCGCGGTGCTGGCCGAGGGCTCGACGGTGATCGACAACGCCGCGCGCGAGCCGGAGATCGCCGACATCTGCACGATGCTCACCGAAATGGGCGCGAAGATCGAAGGCGTCGGCACGTCCACGCTGACCGTGCACGGCGTCCCGCAGCTGAACCCGACCGAGCACCGCGTGATCGGTGACCGGATCGTCGGCGCGACCTGGGCGTTCGCCGCCTCCATGACGCGCGGCGATCTGACCGTGCGCGGGGTCAACTCGCACCATCTCGACCTGGTGCTGGACAAGCTGCGCCTGGCCGGCGCCGAGGTGACCACCTTCGACGAGAAGGGCTTCCGGGTCGTGCAGCCGGAACGGCCCAAGGCGGTGGACTGGGTGACCCTGCCCTACCCCGGCTTCGCCACCGACCTCCAGCCGTTCGCGGTCGCGCTCTCCGCGGTGTCCGACGGCACGTCGATGATCACGGAGAACGTCTACGAGGCGAGGTTCCGCTTCATCGAGGAGATGATCCGCCTCTCCGGCGACGCCCGCACCGACGGCCACCACGCCGTCGTCCGCGGCGTCGACCGCCTCTCCAGCGCCCCCGTCTGGGCCTCCGACATCCGCGCCGGCGCCGGACTGGTCCTGGCCGGCCTGTGCGCGGACGGCGTGACCCAGGTGTGGGACGTCTTCCACATCGACCGGGGCTATCCGCACTTCGTGGAGAACCTGAACCGCCTCGGCGCCCGTATCGACCGCGTGGCGGGTGAACCGGAACGGGCGTAGACAGTGCCCGTACCCTGGGACTACACGTGAGAAGCGGGGTTCGTGATGACTGCGCTGCCCGACTGGATGGTTTTGCCGCCCGGTGGTTTTGTCCGCCGCTGATTACGAGGCGCTGGACGAAGAGGTCTGCCGGGCCATCGAGATTGTCGACGGAGCCATTGTCGTGAACCCCGCACCCCGCCGGACCTGTCTCGGGTCTGTGAAGGGGCCCTTCACAGACTCAGAGTCCGTGAAGGGCCCCTTCACAGACCTTCGCAGTCTGCGCAGGGCCTCTCACACCGACATTGCCGACATCCTGGAAGCCCTCACGCCACCGCCGGAACGCGTTCGGGCGCGTCCGCCGGGAGCCGGCCGCCGAGTTGTAGTCACCGCGCCAGGCGCCGCGCAGGGCTTGGCAGCCGACGACGACCAGGTACGCGACGCCGAGCCACTTGACCGTCTCGAACACCGGCTGGGCGCGCGTGATGACCGCGCCGAGCCCGAACGCCGCGGCGGTGGCTTGCAGAGTGTTCGCAACGGTAATGCCGAAGCATGCCCACGCCCCGCCTCGCGCACCGCCGGACAGGGCGTTCTTGAGCACCACCATGCTGTCCGGGCCGGGCACAATCGCAAGCAGCATCATCATGGCGAGGAATCCGCCGTACACGCCCACGTCATGCGCGCACGGTAACCGGCTCAGGACTCCAGGGCTAAAGCCGCCCCGAAGCCGAGCAGCGCGGTCCCGGTTACGCCGTCGAGTGTGCGGCGGACCTTGCGCTGGCTCAGCCAAGCGCGTACGCGGTGTACGAAGAACAGCAGCGCCAGCTGCCAGATCGCGCCCAGCACGGCGACCGTGTACGCGAGTACGAGCGCGTCCAAGGTGGTGGTCTGCACTGGGTCGAGGAACTGGGGCAGCACCGACAGGTACAGCACCAGCACCTTCGGGTTGGTGATGTTGGACAGGAAGCCCTCACGCCACCGCCGGAAGCCGCTCGCACGCTTGCGCTGGGTCTGCGCGACAGCGTCGTAGTTGCCCCGCAACGCACCGCGTAGCGCCTGGACGCCGAGGAACACCAGATAGGCCGCGCCGAGCCACTTGAGCGTGAGGAACACCGGCTGCGACCGCGCGATGACCACGCCGAGCCCGAGCGCCGCGGCGGTGCCCTGCACCGCGTTGCCCGCGAAGACCCCGGCTGTGGCGAGGAATCCGCCCCGCGCGCCGCCGGAAAGCGCGTTCTTCAGCATCACCATGGTGTCCGGCCCGGGGGCGAGCACAATGAGGACCACGATCACCAGGTAGCTGCCGTATACGCTCCATGTCACGTCTGTCCACGGTAGAGCCTGGATCGGCCGCAGTCTCGCGGATTTCCGTCACAGTGCCGGGCAACCCGGGCGAAGCGGACAGCGTGTCCTCTTCGGAACGGGGAGGCAGGCATGTACCCACTGGCCGAAGGCGAACAGCTGCTCTGGTCCGGGCGCCCGCCAGGGGTGTCGGCAAAGTCGGTGTGGGGGCCCTGCGTAGCTGCGGAGGGCTGTGAAGGGACCCTTCACGGACTCTGAGTCCGTGAAGGGTCCCTTCACGGACTCGAAACCGGTCGGGCCGCCACGGCTCTCTCTGCTGATCACGGGCCCTCGACCAACTTTGCCGGGGCCCTGCGGACGCCCGCAGCGGTACGTGCGGCGGTACCGCGATTACCACTACTACCTGTCGGTGGCGACCCTGCTCCTCGGCGGGGTCGTCCTGACTGCCCGCTTCGACCTGCAGCTCTGGAACCTACTCGGCTGGGGGGCCGTACTGGGGCTGCTGATCGGCACCGCCTGCGAACGCAACCGCGACCGGCGTGAGTTCGTCGCCGCGACCACCTATCTGGTCACCGACCGCCGGCTGATCTTCGTCTCGCAGGGGGAGCCCGGGATCGAGTTCCGCTGGATCGGGCTCGCCGATCTCCGCCCGCCGCGGGTGCAGGGGCATGGCGACGGTATCGGCACGATCGACTTCCACCCCACAGCTCTTGAGTGGCTGAAGGACCAGGGGTACCGGTCCGGCCCGCGTGGGTTCCGATCCTGCCCGAGCTGATGGCCATCCCCGACGCCGCACAGGTCGCCGCCCTGATCACGCGGAACGGTGCGGACGCCCGGGCCGTGGTGAGTCAGGGATCCGGGTCCAGGCGTCCGGAAGGTCAGGACAGCCGTCCTGACGCCTGAATTGCTGTCCACTATGGACTGTCGTGGGTCGCCTGGCCGCACACTTCGGCCCACGGAGCACTTTCCGTCGGCGTGATTCCGGGGCTACCGTCGGGGCATGGGCGAGTACGAGCACCTCCTCGTGAAGCGGGACGGGGACACGATCACCGTCACCATGAACCGTGCGGCGCGGCGAAATTCACTGTCCGCCGAGCACCTCGGTGAGTTGCTTGCGGCGTTTCAGGAAGCGGGCCGTTCGGACGCGACCGGCATCGTGCTGGCCGGCGCCGGTCCGGTGTTCTCCGCCGGGCACGACTTTGGCGACGTCGCCGCGCGCGACCTGATGGGCGTACGCGAGCTGCTCACGCTCTGCACCGAGCTGATGCGGACCATGCAGTCGGTTCCGCAGGTGGTGCTCGCGCGCGTGCACGGGTTGGCCACTGCCGCCGGCTGCCAGCTGGTCGCGTCCTGCGACCTCGCGGTGGCTGCGGAGTCCGCCGGTTTTGCGCTGCCCGGCGGCAAAGGCGGCTGGTTCTGCCACACCCCGGCGGTCCCGGTGGCCCGCTCGATCGGCCGTAAGCGCCTGATGGAGCTGGCCCTGACCGGAGACGTGGTGGACGCCGCGACCGCGCTCGACTGGGGGCTGGTCAACCGCGTGGTCCCGGACGCAGAGCTGGACGAAGCTGTGGCCGCCCTCCTGGCGCGCGCCACCCGGGGCAGCCGGGCGAGCAAGGCGATGGGGAAGCAGACGTTGTACGCGCAGCTCGATCGCCCGGAAGCGGACGCGTACGCGATCGCGCTGGAAGTCATGGCCTCGGCCTCGCAGCTGCCTGGCGCGCGCGAGGGAATGGCGGCGTTCCTGGAGAAGCGCAAGCCGGACTGGACGGACTGACCGGGGTCAGCGTCGTTCGTGCAGGAGCAGCAAGGTGTAGGCGGCGACGGTCTGCGCGTCCAGGATCTCGCCGGACGCGATCATCTTCTCCACCTCGTTCCGGCCGAACCAGGCGGTGCGCATGTCCTGCTCCTCCGGTTCCCGCTCCGGCTCGCCCTCGGTCAGGCCGGTGGCCAGGTACACGTGGCCACGCTGGCTGGTCAGGCCGGGGGCGACTTCGAGCAGGCCGATCTCGGTCATGGTCTCCGCCCGCAGCCCGGTCTCCTCGCGTAGCTCGCGGCGGGCCAGCTCGGCGGGCGGCACCTCGGCGAGATCGGGCGCGGTGCCCTGGACG
This Amycolatopsis sulphurea DNA region includes the following protein-coding sequences:
- a CDS encoding F0F1 ATP synthase subunit gamma; translation: MAAQLRELRSRIKATKSIGKITKAMELIATARITKARAKVAASRPYADEITKVLSALAGAATSLDHPLLVERSNPKRAAVLVVTSDKGQCGGYNSNVLKATEELLALLREEGKEVDVYTTGSKGLNYYRFRNRPVAGSWTGFSDQPGYPDAVTAAETLVQSFNAGVDDSSGNADGITGVDEIHVVYTEFVSMLTQRPVAKRVAPLEVEYSEGEDEKPAGLLPSYEFEPSADKLLSALLPKYINTRLYSALLESAASELAARRTAMKAASDNANELVNTLTREANQARQAQITQEISEIVGGANALTAAGSDD
- the atpD gene encoding F0F1 ATP synthase subunit beta — its product is MTSTEAPRAKGRIVSVTGPVVDVEFPRGSVPDQFSALKVDIEFEQLRKTVTLEVASHLGDNLVRTISLQPQDGLVRGAEVTDTGAPISVPVGDKVKGHVYNALGECLDEPGYGADLERWGIHRNPPAFDQLEGKTEMLETGLKVVDLLTPYVQGGKIGLFGGAGVGKTVLIKEMITRVARNFGGTSVFAGVGERTREGNDLFLEMSEDGVINDTALVFGQMDEPPGTRMRVALSALTMAEYFRDVQNQDVLLFIDNIFRFTQAGSEVSTLLGRMPSAVGYQPTLADEMGQLQERITSTRGRSITSMQAIYVPADDYTDPAPATTFAHLDATTELSRSVFQKGIFPAVDPLASTSTILDPAIVGEDHYRVASEVIRILQKYKELQDIIAILGMDELSEEDKLTVQRARRIERFLSQNMLVAEAFTQIPGSTVPLAETIESFDRITKGDFDHYPEQAFLGIGGLEDLEKKYREITGK
- a CDS encoding F0F1 ATP synthase subunit epsilon → MAEMSVELVAVERRLWSGTATFVVAQTTEGEIGIMPGHEPVLGQLVEGGVVKVNTVDGEVLTAAVHGGFLSVTATGVSVLAESAELSDEIDVAAAQAALSTGDEAERARAAGRLRAAGQTA
- a CDS encoding DUF2550 domain-containing protein; protein product: MEIAIVVLALLMVLVLVAGWYGQRWIRMRRGGGVSVALRWRPDHPRAGWHLGLGRYEGDKFVWYRVWSLRAGPDRVFQRESMQISDRRDPSGSEAYAVPDGSTVLRCESAAQEAIEIAMGPGALTGFLSWLESAPPGRRLPRAS
- a CDS encoding cob(I)yrinic acid a,c-diamide adenosyltransferase, which gives rise to MVVRINRVYTKVGDSGSTALGDGSRVPKTSPRLAAYADTDEANSVLGLAVALGGLPEEITTVLRRIQNDLFDVGADLCLPIQENPPYEPLRITEAYLTRLEDWCDEFNERLPKLTSFILPGGTPGAAYLHQARTVTRRAERAAWALAEAEPETTNPFAAKYLNRLSDLLFILSRLANPDGDVLWRPGG
- the murA gene encoding UDP-N-acetylglucosamine 1-carboxyvinyltransferase, producing the protein MSEHFNVHGGARLVGEVEVVGAKNSVLKLMAAALLAEGTTTITNCPQILDVPLMGDVLRSVGCEVEIEGDTARITTPAELSHRADSTAMGKLRASVCVLGPLVGRLKQAVVALPGGDAIGQRPLDMHQNGLRKLGATSTIEHGCVVAKAESLVGAQIWLDFPSVGATENILMAAVLAEGSTVIDNAAREPEIADICTMLTEMGAKIEGVGTSTLTVHGVPQLNPTEHRVIGDRIVGATWAFAASMTRGDLTVRGVNSHHLDLVLDKLRLAGAEVTTFDEKGFRVVQPERPKAVDWVTLPYPGFATDLQPFAVALSAVSDGTSMITENVYEARFRFIEEMIRLSGDARTDGHHAVVRGVDRLSSAPVWASDIRAGAGLVLAGLCADGVTQVWDVFHIDRGYPHFVENLNRLGARIDRVAGEPERA
- a CDS encoding LysE family translocator, which encodes MGVYGGFLAMMMLLAIVPGPDSMVVLKNALSGGARGGAWACFGITVANTLQATAAAFGLGAVITRAQPVFETVKWLGVAYLVVVGCQALRGAWRGDYNSAAGSRRTRPNAFRRWREGFQDVGNVGVRGPAQTAKVCEGALHGL
- a CDS encoding LysE family translocator → MTWSVYGSYLVIVVLIVLAPGPDTMVMLKNALSGGARGGFLATAGVFAGNAVQGTAAALGLGVVIARSQPVFLTLKWLGAAYLVFLGVQALRGALRGNYDAVAQTQRKRASGFRRWREGFLSNITNPKVLVLYLSVLPQFLDPVQTTTLDALVLAYTVAVLGAIWQLALLFFVHRVRAWLSQRKVRRTLDGVTGTALLGFGAALALES
- a CDS encoding enoyl-CoA hydratase-related protein, which translates into the protein MGEYEHLLVKRDGDTITVTMNRAARRNSLSAEHLGELLAAFQEAGRSDATGIVLAGAGPVFSAGHDFGDVAARDLMGVRELLTLCTELMRTMQSVPQVVLARVHGLATAAGCQLVASCDLAVAAESAGFALPGGKGGWFCHTPAVPVARSIGRKRLMELALTGDVVDAATALDWGLVNRVVPDAELDEAVAALLARATRGSRASKAMGKQTLYAQLDRPEADAYAIALEVMASASQLPGAREGMAAFLEKRKPDWTD
- a CDS encoding NUDIX domain-containing protein → MDPVQRVATREVYRNNWMTVREDATRRADGSPGIYGVIDKPTYALVIPLAGDRMHLVEQFRYPVGARRWEFVQGTAPDLAEVPPAELARRELREETGLRAETMTEIGLLEVAPGLTSQRGHVYLATGLTEGEPEREPEEQDMRTAWFGRNEVEKMIASGEILDAQTVAAYTLLLLHERR